In Streptomyces ambofaciens ATCC 23877, a single genomic region encodes these proteins:
- a CDS encoding exonuclease SbcCD subunit D — translation MRLLHTSDWHLGRAFHRVNMLDAQAGFIGHLVATVREHAVDAVVVSGDVYDRAVPPLAAVELFDDALHRLADLGVPTVMISGNHDSARRLGVGAGLIDRAGIHLRTDPAGCGTPVMLADAHGEVAFYGLPYLEPALVKAGFGVEKAGHEAVLAAAMDRVRADLATRARGTRSVVLAHAFVTGGEQSDSERDITVGGVAAVPRGVFDGVDYVALGHLHGCQTLTERVRYSGSPLPYSFSEAAHRKSMWLVDLDAEGAVTAERVDCPVPRALARLRGTLEDLLADPGLTRHEEAWVEATLTDPVRPADPMARLTGRFPHTLSLVFDPERGPEEPAVSYARRLAGRGDQQIAEDFVTHVRGAGPDLHERTVLRDAFDAVRTDETVREVAR, via the coding sequence ATGCGACTGCTGCACACTTCCGACTGGCATCTGGGCCGGGCGTTCCACCGGGTGAACATGCTCGACGCCCAGGCCGGATTCATCGGCCACCTCGTCGCGACCGTGCGCGAGCACGCCGTCGACGCCGTGGTCGTGTCGGGGGACGTGTACGACCGGGCGGTGCCGCCGCTCGCCGCGGTCGAGCTCTTCGACGACGCCCTGCACCGCCTCGCCGACCTCGGGGTGCCGACGGTGATGATCTCCGGCAACCACGACTCGGCCCGCCGCCTCGGCGTCGGCGCCGGACTCATCGACCGTGCCGGCATCCACCTGCGCACCGACCCCGCGGGGTGCGGGACGCCGGTGATGCTGGCGGACGCGCACGGCGAGGTGGCCTTCTACGGACTGCCGTACCTGGAGCCCGCTCTCGTGAAGGCCGGGTTCGGGGTGGAGAAGGCGGGGCACGAGGCGGTGCTCGCCGCCGCCATGGACCGGGTCCGCGCCGACCTCGCCACGCGCGCGCGGGGGACGCGGTCCGTCGTCCTCGCCCACGCCTTCGTCACCGGCGGCGAACAGAGCGACAGCGAGCGGGACATCACCGTCGGCGGAGTGGCCGCCGTGCCCCGCGGAGTCTTCGACGGCGTCGACTACGTGGCACTCGGGCACCTGCACGGCTGCCAGACCCTCACCGAGCGCGTGCGCTACTCCGGCTCCCCGTTGCCCTACTCCTTCTCCGAAGCCGCGCACCGCAAGAGCATGTGGCTCGTCGACCTCGACGCCGAGGGCGCGGTCACCGCCGAGCGCGTCGACTGCCCCGTGCCCCGCGCGCTCGCCCGGCTGCGGGGCACCCTGGAGGACCTGCTCGCCGACCCGGGGCTGACCCGGCACGAGGAGGCGTGGGTCGAGGCGACCCTCACCGACCCGGTCCGTCCCGCCGACCCCATGGCCAGACTCACCGGCCGCTTCCCGCACACGCTGAGCCTCGTCTTCGACCCCGAGCGGGGCCCGGAGGAGCCGGCCGTCTCCTACGCCCGGCGCCTCGCCGGCCGCGGCGACCAGCAGATCGCGGAGGACTTCGTGACGCACGTACGAGGCGCGGGCCCCGACCTCCACGAACGGACCGTGCTGAGGGACGCCTTCGACGCGGTGCGCACCGACGAGACCGTGCGGGAGGTGGCCCGGTGA
- a CDS encoding YigZ family protein codes for MQDEYRTVARAGVHETEINRSRFLCALAPAATEQEAQAFVAGVRKEHADASHNCWAYVIGADAAVQKASDDGEPGGTAGVPMLQMLLRRDMRYVVAVVTRYYGGVKLGAGGLIRAYGGAVGEALDDLGTLTRRRFRLATVTVDHQRAGKLQNDLHAAGRAVREVRYAEAVTIEVGLPEAEVDAFRSWLADATAGSAGFELGGEAYGDA; via the coding sequence ATGCAGGACGAGTACCGCACGGTCGCCCGCGCGGGTGTGCACGAGACCGAGATCAACCGCTCCCGCTTCCTGTGCGCCCTCGCCCCGGCCGCCACCGAGCAGGAGGCCCAGGCGTTCGTCGCGGGCGTGCGCAAGGAGCACGCGGACGCCTCCCACAACTGCTGGGCCTACGTCATCGGTGCCGACGCGGCCGTCCAGAAGGCCAGCGACGACGGAGAGCCCGGCGGTACCGCCGGCGTACCGATGCTCCAGATGCTGCTGCGCCGCGACATGCGGTACGTCGTGGCCGTCGTCACCCGGTACTACGGCGGGGTCAAGCTCGGCGCGGGCGGCCTCATCCGCGCCTACGGGGGTGCGGTCGGCGAGGCGCTCGACGACCTCGGCACGCTCACCCGCCGCCGGTTCCGCCTGGCCACGGTGACGGTCGACCACCAGCGCGCCGGGAAGCTCCAGAACGACCTGCACGCGGCGGGACGCGCGGTACGCGAGGTGCGGTACGCCGAGGCCGTCACCATCGAGGTCGGTCTGCCGGAGGCCGAGGTGGACGCCTTCCGGTCCTGGCTCGCGGACGCCACCGCGGGCTCGGCCGGGTTCGAACTGGGCGGCGAGGCGTACGGCGACGCGTGA
- a CDS encoding cysteinyl-tRNA synthetase, whose amino-acid sequence MLHIIDARTAEPAPAAPVRRGPTRVEAHVPGRDTTGLRVLLVADLLIRALELDGTPAWAVLSGPADDEDGARLRADAAALGVRPFESGGAGSGPGTGQAVHVVREGHAASRGTTLAVAPADPAAPDLADPDALRLALLSHHHHTRVELGASALDEARDTLARWRRAVARWARQPSRPVPGEVRDRLRDAWEDDLDAPGVLRVLRRVEDDPDLPDGVRFETYAYADRFLGLHLARDVGAPE is encoded by the coding sequence GTGCTGCACATCATCGACGCCCGGACCGCAGAGCCCGCCCCCGCCGCCCCCGTGCGACGGGGCCCGACCCGGGTCGAGGCCCACGTGCCGGGCCGTGACACGACCGGGCTGCGCGTGCTGCTCGTCGCCGATCTGCTGATCCGCGCCCTGGAACTCGACGGCACGCCCGCGTGGGCCGTGCTGTCCGGCCCGGCGGACGACGAGGACGGGGCGCGGCTGCGGGCGGACGCGGCCGCCCTCGGTGTCCGTCCCTTCGAGAGCGGCGGCGCCGGCTCCGGTCCGGGCACCGGCCAGGCCGTGCACGTGGTGCGCGAGGGCCACGCCGCTTCGCGCGGGACGACGCTCGCCGTCGCCCCGGCGGACCCGGCCGCACCCGACCTCGCCGACCCCGACGCCCTGCGCCTCGCCCTGCTGTCGCACCACCACCACACGCGCGTGGAGCTCGGCGCGAGCGCGCTGGACGAGGCCCGGGACACGCTCGCGCGCTGGCGCCGCGCGGTCGCCCGCTGGGCGCGGCAGCCGTCGCGCCCCGTGCCGGGCGAGGTGCGCGACCGGCTGCGAGACGCCTGGGAGGACGACCTGGACGCGCCCGGGGTCCTGCGGGTCCTGCGCCGGGTGGAGGACGACCCGGACCTTCCGGACGGAGTCCGGTTCGAGACCTACGCCTACGCCGACCGCTTCCTGGGGCTCCACCTCGCCCGGGACGTCGGAGCCCCGGAGTGA
- a CDS encoding CoA-binding protein, producing the protein MHGDEATVRKILTELGDTWAVVGLSSNRQRAAYGVAEVLQRFGKRVVPVHPKAETVHGERGYASLADIPFHVDVVDVFVNSDLAGGVADEAVAKGARAVWFQLGVVDEAAYGRTRAAGLDMVMDRCPAIEIPRLG; encoded by the coding sequence GTGCACGGCGACGAGGCAACCGTCCGCAAGATCCTCACCGAGCTGGGCGACACCTGGGCCGTGGTGGGCCTGTCGTCCAACCGGCAGCGTGCGGCGTACGGCGTCGCCGAGGTGCTCCAGCGCTTCGGCAAGCGGGTCGTGCCCGTGCATCCCAAGGCGGAGACGGTGCACGGCGAGCGGGGTTACGCCTCGCTCGCGGACATCCCCTTCCACGTGGACGTCGTCGACGTCTTCGTCAACAGCGACCTGGCCGGGGGCGTGGCCGACGAGGCGGTGGCGAAGGGAGCGCGTGCCGTCTGGTTCCAGCTCGGGGTGGTCGACGAGGCCGCGTACGGGCGGACCCGGGCGGCGGGCCTGGACATGGTGATGGACCGCTGCCCGGCCATCGAGATCCCGCGGCTCGGCTGA
- a CDS encoding YbaK/EbsC family protein, translating to MHPPIGNFDSATPAPDRLDELTRPVADAVRHWRGGTPADQLLYVDTDPQWADTAVFVEHYGRELLEQSANCVVVTGKRGGGSTLAACVVLSTTRVDVNGVVRRHLGARKASFAPMDTATGETGMEYGGITPVGLPGDWPVLVDAAVVDLPYVLVGSGRRRGKLLVPGKAFAELPGAVVLEGLGVA from the coding sequence ATGCACCCACCCATCGGGAACTTCGACAGCGCCACGCCCGCCCCGGACCGCCTCGACGAGCTGACCCGCCCGGTCGCCGACGCCGTACGCCACTGGCGCGGCGGCACCCCCGCCGACCAGCTGCTCTACGTCGACACCGACCCGCAGTGGGCCGACACCGCCGTCTTCGTCGAGCACTACGGCCGGGAGCTGCTCGAACAGTCCGCGAACTGCGTGGTGGTCACCGGCAAGCGGGGCGGCGGCAGCACCCTGGCCGCCTGCGTGGTCCTGTCCACCACCCGGGTCGACGTCAACGGTGTCGTTCGCCGCCACCTCGGGGCCCGCAAGGCCTCCTTCGCCCCGATGGACACGGCGACCGGCGAGACCGGCATGGAGTACGGCGGCATCACCCCGGTCGGCCTGCCCGGAGACTGGCCCGTGCTGGTGGACGCGGCCGTCGTCGACCTGCCGTACGTCCTTGTCGGCAGCGGACGCCGGCGCGGCAAGCTGCTGGTGCCGGGCAAGGCCTTCGCCGAACTGCCGGGCGCGGTGGTCCTGGAGGGGCTCGGCGTCGCCTGA